One stretch of Candidatus Bathyarchaeia archaeon DNA includes these proteins:
- a CDS encoding ATP synthase subunit C: MKIKGLVPLVLTVCLIGLLGAAWAQGEAGAPQENKALAMAISVGISSIAAGHAVAKTGVAASATITERPELFGRTIVYVGMAEGIAIYGLLVAFLIWIG; the protein is encoded by the coding sequence TTGAAGATTAAAGGCCTAGTGCCTTTAGTGTTAACGGTGTGTTTAATAGGTTTGCTTGGTGCAGCATGGGCTCAAGGCGAAGCCGGGGCTCCTCAGGAGAATAAAGCCCTCGCCATGGCGATTTCCGTAGGAATCTCTTCCATCGCTGCGGGTCACGCGGTTGCCAAGACAGGGGTGGCGGCTTCGGCTACGATAACGGAGAGACCTGAGCTGTTTGGGCGTACGATTGTATACGTGGGGATGGCTGAGGGGATCGCGATCTATGGGTTACTTGTAGCCTTCCTTATATGGATCGGGTAG
- a CDS encoding V-type ATPase subunit, which yields MPEYVIVRCHGLSTRLLPSQVLEAMPNLRSLKDLTDILAATDYGGELRALPELNLLALEHVFDEKLHERYRYVLKVAEGGYRRFLTQYMRRLEVQAMARIMRGKFAKIPVEELMKTLPTRRYLDLDLKPVAEADSVEKAIDLLKATPYFGLGESLPWCLKYQSSLPMEYWLRKAYYSTLLKALKNLPLGNRERALELIGLEIDVANCFTASTPLLYGYTPELVQQLLIPYQGRLTLPQLQEATEAKSPSTLIKLFAEYREIARPLIEDRDEILAETAALKTVKAKAERLMMEGPIDFTYVLGYLKLCEVERRNLVFIAHSINQNTEFKQYLVT from the coding sequence ATGCCCGAATACGTGATCGTAAGATGCCATGGACTTTCCACGCGCCTCCTACCCAGCCAAGTCCTCGAAGCCATGCCTAACCTGAGAAGCCTTAAGGACTTGACTGACATCCTCGCTGCCACAGACTACGGCGGTGAATTGAGGGCACTGCCAGAACTAAACCTACTCGCCTTAGAACACGTTTTCGATGAGAAGCTTCATGAAAGATACCGGTACGTGCTCAAAGTTGCCGAAGGCGGTTACAGGAGGTTCCTCACCCAATACATGCGGAGGCTGGAGGTTCAAGCAATGGCAAGGATAATGAGGGGAAAGTTTGCCAAAATCCCCGTAGAGGAGTTGATGAAAACCCTTCCAACTAGACGATACTTGGATCTAGATCTAAAACCCGTCGCTGAGGCCGACAGCGTGGAGAAGGCCATTGACCTGTTAAAGGCCACACCATATTTTGGGTTAGGTGAAAGCCTTCCCTGGTGCCTTAAATACCAAAGTTCACTCCCTATGGAGTACTGGCTGAGAAAAGCCTACTATTCTACCTTGCTCAAGGCCTTAAAAAACCTCCCTCTAGGGAATAGGGAGAGAGCTCTAGAGCTCATCGGCCTTGAAATCGACGTGGCCAACTGCTTCACAGCGTCCACACCCCTTCTATACGGGTACACTCCAGAGCTCGTTCAGCAGCTTCTCATACCATACCAAGGAAGGCTCACCCTACCCCAGCTTCAAGAAGCCACAGAAGCTAAAAGCCCCTCTACCCTGATAAAACTCTTCGCGGAGTACAGGGAAATTGCACGGCCTTTAATCGAGGATAGGGATGAAATTCTCGCTGAAACCGCTGCGTTAAAAACAGTTAAAGCAAAGGCTGAAAGGCTTATGATGGAAGGCCCAATCGACTTCACCTACGTTTTAGGTTATTTGAAGCTCTGCGAGGTTGAGCGTAGAAATCTTGTCTTCATAGCTCATTCAATAAACCAGAACACCGAGTTTAAACAATACCTAGTTACGTAA
- a CDS encoding V-type ATP synthase subunit D, with product MSLSIGAALKPTKGFLLQLKKRVSFIEDGYRLLELKRDELAKELRTSLEELAARRMGFEEKVQGALKRLGRAYATLGTGEMTSQTWVAEKNLQIDVLPKSVMGILVPYVKILNKPSILDKHSPIARSAAQAFYELIDDLVQLAELESRVERIADDLEKTNRKVNALEKIVIPQYRRIIKQIEDRLDEDMLEEFIRTKFVRTIISARRR from the coding sequence ATGTCGCTCAGCATCGGCGCCGCGTTAAAGCCCACCAAGGGATTCCTGCTTCAGCTTAAAAAACGGGTCAGCTTCATCGAGGACGGGTATAGGCTCCTTGAATTGAAGAGGGATGAGCTCGCTAAGGAGCTGCGAACCAGCTTGGAGGAATTAGCGGCTAGGAGGATGGGCTTTGAGGAAAAGGTGCAGGGAGCCCTAAAGAGGCTGGGGCGAGCCTACGCCACCCTAGGAACCGGAGAAATGACCTCACAAACATGGGTGGCTGAGAAAAACCTGCAAATTGACGTTCTCCCGAAAAGCGTAATGGGCATCCTCGTCCCCTACGTGAAGATCCTTAACAAGCCTTCAATACTCGACAAACACAGCCCCATCGCTCGGTCCGCGGCCCAAGCCTTCTATGAGCTTATCGACGACCTTGTGCAACTCGCCGAGCTGGAGTCCAGGGTCGAAAGGATTGCAGACGACCTAGAGAAAACAAACCGAAAGGTAAACGCCTTAGAAAAGATAGTGATCCCCCAGTATCGGCGGATCATCAAACAAATCGAGGATCGCCTAGACGAGGACATGTTGGAGGAGTTTATCAGAACAAAGTTCGTGAGAACCATCATCTCGGCGAGGAGGAGGTAA